Within the Tessaracoccus flavescens genome, the region AGTGCTCGACGAGCTGCGTCGGATCGGGTCCCGTAACCGAGTGCACACCTCGATGATCGGCCAGGGCTACCACCAGACGATCACTCCCCCGGCCATCCAGCGCAACATCCTGGAGAACCCGGCCTGGTACACCGCCTACACGCCCTACCAGCCGGAGATCGCGCAGGGCAGGCTGGAGGCGCTGCTCAACTTCCAGACCATGGTCATCGACCTGACCGGTCTCGAGGTCGCGGGCGCCTCCCTGCTCGACGAGGCGACCGCGGCCGCCGAGGCCATGGTGATGGCGTACAACGCGGCGAAGGGCAAGCGGCAGCGCTTCTTCGTGGCCGACGACCTGCACCCGCAGGTGCGCGCCGTGCTCGCGACGAGGGCGGAGCCGTACGGCATCGACCTGGTCTCCGCTCCCGTCGACGGGGCCACCCCGGACGACACCTGGTTCGGGGCGATCGTTGCCTATCCCGGCACCCACGGCCACGTCCGCGACTACACCGACTTCATCACGCGGGTCCATGCCGCGGGCGCCCTCGCCATCGTCGACGCCGACCTGCTCAGCCTCTGCGTGCTGAAGGAACCCGGCGCGATGGGCGCCGACATCGCGATCGGTTCGGCGCAGCGCTTCGGCGTGCAGCCGGGCTACGGCGGCCCCCACGCCGCCTACCTCAGCTGCCGCGACCCGCTGAAGCGGATCATGCCCGGCCGACTGGTCGGCGTGTCACAGGACGCGGCGGGCAACCGCGCCTACCGCCTCGCCCTGCAGGCCCGCGAGCAGCACATCCGCCGCGAGCGGGCCACCTCCAACGTCTGCACAGCCCAGGCTCTGCTTGCCGTGATGGCCTCCTTCTACGCCGTGTTCCACGGCCCGCTCGGGCTCAAGGCGATCGCCCAGCGCGTCCACCTGATGGCCGCGACGCTTGCTCAGGCACTGCGTGACGGCGGGGCCGTCGTCGAGCCTGAGGCGTTCTTCGACACCGTCACCGTGACGGTGGGAGTCGGCCAGGCGGGCATCATCGCGGCGGCCGAGCAGCGCGGCATCAACCTGAGGCGGGTGGGGCGCGACAAGGTCGGCATCTCCTGCGACGAGACCACGACGCTCGACGTGATCGGCCGCGTGCTCGACGCATTCGGCATCGAGCAGGGCGAGGCCCTCACCGAGACCCCCTCGATCCCGGATGAGCTGCTGCGCGAGAGCGAGTACCTGACCCATCCGGTCTTCCACATGAACCGGGCCGAGTCGGAGATGATGCGCTACATGCGCCGCCTCAGCGACCGCGACCTCGCCCTCGACCGGGCGATGATCCCGCTCGGCTCGTGCACCATGAAGCTCAACGCCGCCGCGGAGATGATGGCCATCACCTGGCCGGAGTTCGCCTCCCTGCATCCCTACGCTCCACGCAACCAGGCCGAGGGCTACCGCGAGGTGATCGACGACCTCGAGGCAAAGCTGTGCCAGGTCACCGGCTACGACGCCTTCTCCATGCAGCCCAACTCCGGAGCGCAGGGCGAGTACGCCGGCCTGATGACCATCCGCGCCTACCACCGCTCCCGGGAGGAGGACCGCGACATCTGCCTGATCCCCACCTCAGCCCACGGCACCAACCCGGCCTCCGCGACGATGGCAGGCCTCAAGGTGGTGCCAGTGAAGTCGGCGGCCAACGGCGACATCGACCTGGCGGACTTCGCCGCGAAGGCCGAGCAGGCAGGCGACCGGCTGGCCGCGGTGATGATCACCTACCCGTCCACGCACGGCGTCTTCGAGGAGACGGTGCGGCAGGTGTGCGACATCACCCACGAGCACGGCGGACAGGTCTATATCGACGGCGCCAACCTCAACGCCATGGTCGGCCTCGTCCGGCCGGGCGACCTCGGTGGCGACGTGAGCCACCTGAACCTGCACAAGACCTTCGCCATCCCGCACGGAGGCGGCGGCCCGGGCATGGGCCCCATCGGCGTCAAGGAACACCTCGCTGCGCACCTGCCCGGCGATCCGGGCTCCGGCGAGGAGGGCGCCGTCTCGGCCGCC harbors:
- the gcvP gene encoding aminomethyl-transferring glycine dehydrogenase, with the translated sequence MPTWEKVAYDPDDFANRRHIGPSPSEMEKMLGALGVNTLDQLIDQAVPGSLRQGEDLGWEPMTEGAVLDELRRIGSRNRVHTSMIGQGYHQTITPPAIQRNILENPAWYTAYTPYQPEIAQGRLEALLNFQTMVIDLTGLEVAGASLLDEATAAAEAMVMAYNAAKGKRQRFFVADDLHPQVRAVLATRAEPYGIDLVSAPVDGATPDDTWFGAIVAYPGTHGHVRDYTDFITRVHAAGALAIVDADLLSLCVLKEPGAMGADIAIGSAQRFGVQPGYGGPHAAYLSCRDPLKRIMPGRLVGVSQDAAGNRAYRLALQAREQHIRRERATSNVCTAQALLAVMASFYAVFHGPLGLKAIAQRVHLMAATLAQALRDGGAVVEPEAFFDTVTVTVGVGQAGIIAAAEQRGINLRRVGRDKVGISCDETTTLDVIGRVLDAFGIEQGEALTETPSIPDELLRESEYLTHPVFHMNRAESEMMRYMRRLSDRDLALDRAMIPLGSCTMKLNAAAEMMAITWPEFASLHPYAPRNQAEGYREVIDDLEAKLCQVTGYDAFSMQPNSGAQGEYAGLMTIRAYHRSREEDRDICLIPTSAHGTNPASATMAGLKVVPVKSAANGDIDLADFAAKAEQAGDRLAAVMITYPSTHGVFEETVRQVCDITHEHGGQVYIDGANLNAMVGLVRPGDLGGDVSHLNLHKTFAIPHGGGGPGMGPIGVKEHLAAHLPGDPGSGEEGAVSAAPFGSASVLLISWAYVRLMGGAGLTQATRVAILNANYLAVRLSEAYPILYTGDQGRVAHECIVDPRSFAEHGVTVDDIAKRLIDHGFHAPTMSWPVPGTLMIEPTESEPLAELERFCTAMLDIAREAGEVVDGTVAAEESPLRRAPHTTEDLVSEWDRPYTREVGCFPPGAFRVDKYWPPVGRVDNAYGDRNLVCSCPPWEGSEA